Within Thermus sp. CCB_US3_UF1, the genomic segment GGCCTCCGCCGCCAAGAAGAGGAGGGTGTTGCGGTAGAGCCTGGGGGCCTGGCGGCGGGTTTCCAGGATTTCCCGGGCCCGCCTCTCCCCTTCCGATCCCCCCTTGGCGTAGGGGGCGGTGGGGGGAAGGAGGACCAGGCGCAGGGCAGGCTCGTCAGGCACGTCCGCGGTGCTCTCGGGGGCCGCGTGCAGGGCGGCGAAAGGGGTGCGGCCCCTGGCCCAGCCCTTGAGGCGGCCCGCTATCTCCCGCCTTGCCTCCTCTGGGTCCAGGCGGGTCGCCCGCTCCTGGGCCAGGCGGTTGAGGCTGGGCCGGGTTTCAAACCAGTACCGGTCCCCTTCCGCGTGGAAGTAGGTGAGGTGGTCGGCCAGGGCCCTTAGGGCGTCGGCCACCAGGGCCGGGCTTTCCCCCGGCTGGACCACCCCCAGGCGCACCCGCACCCCCTCCACCCCTCGAGGCCGCCCCACGGGGGCCGCCGCCCCTGGAGCCGTGGCCATGAAGACCGCCCGGGCGGTGCGCCGGGCCATCTGCTGTCGGCCCAGGGCGAGCCGCTCGTTGTCCAGGACCAAGGCCCTGGCGTTCACCCCGTCCACGTCCGCGTCCAGCACCCCATCAAAGCCCTCCAGGAAGCGGGAGAGGTGGCGGGTGAGCTCATAGCGCGGCCCGCCGGGGTCCAAGGGCAGGCCGCCGGGCAGGATCATGAGGGAGGTGTCCCCGCGGCTCCAGAGGGCGTAGACCACGGCGGCCATGAAGCGGAGAACCCCCCGGGTGCGCTGGAAGCCTTCCAGGGTGGACCAGTCCCCATAGAGGCGGTCAAAGAGCTCGGGATGGATGGGGTAGGCCAGCTTCAGGCGGCGCTCGTAGTCCGGCTCCAGGGTTTCCGGGGGGAACTCCCCCTTGTGCTCCCGGTAAAGGCGCATAAAGGCCTGGACCACCGCGTCCCGGGCCCGGTAGCCCTCCTCCGAAAGGGGGAGGAAAAGCCGCCTCCGGACGATCTCGTAGGACTCGTCCTGGGTGGCAGGCTGCCACACGGACTCCAGCCGGCCAAAAACGTTCTGGAGCCTGAAGAGGGCCTCCCGCCCCCGCTCTCCCCCCACCTCGGCGTCGGAGGCGGGCAGGGAGGCCACCAAGAGGGTGCGGCGGCTCCTCTTGGCCGCCTCGGTCAGGGCCTGGGCGAAGGTGAGGTTCTGGTCAAAGGTGCCCGCGGGTAGGTCTTCCCCGTGAAGGTTGCGCAGGTAGGCTACCCACTCGTCCATGAGGATCAGGGCGGGCGCGAAGCGGTCAAAGAGCTCCATGAACTACCCACGACCAACCGCTATCGCGGCATGGTCGGGGTTTCGCAGTTCAACGGGGCCAGTCAGCCCCTCCCCGCCCCCTGGTTCCCAGGGGTCTAAGGCCCATCTCAGCATGACCAAGGCCGCGGCCTGGTCGCGGGGCATCTCGCACCCGCAAGGGCATTGGTGTACACGTTGAGAGAGTAGTTTTTTCTCCTGGCGTAGGCAGAGGGGACAGGTCTGTGAGGGCTTGACCTTTGAGGTGGGCACCTCTACCAGCCGCGTACCAGCCTCTGCCGCTTTGTACGCCAGCTTCCGTAGAATGTCGCCGATCCCCACGTCAAGCATTGCCCGGTTGAGACCCGCCTTTCTGCTCCCACCCCTTGCCGTCATGTTTTTGACCTTGAGGGCCTCGGTTGCAATGAGCCCATATTTCGCAACCCAACCAGCAGTAAGCTTGTGCTGGAAGTCGTCTCGCTGGTTGGCAACCTTCCGGTGTATGCGAGCGATAGCCCTTTTTGTTCGCATCCAGCGATTGCTGCCTTGCTTTTGCCGGGATAGTTTGCGTTGCAGGGTCGTGTAAGGATTTATGTGTAAGGGTCCGTGTTTAATAGGGGGGCACACCTTAGCACGAGGAGGTGCCCCGTGGACCAGGATACCTTGCGGATCTTGCTGAGGGAAGCGGTGCGGGAGACAGTAGCCGAGGTTCTGCAGACGGTTCTGGAGCTGGACCGGACGGCCTTCTTGCAGGTGCACGGAGGCCGCAGGAACGGCTACTACCCCCGCAAGCTGGAGACCACCTTCGGCCAGGTGGACCTGAAGGTCCCTAGGGATCGGGAATCTCGGTATTACCCGGCTTTCCTTAAGCCCTACGTCCGCCGCCTGGTGGACGTGGGGGAAGTGGCGGTAGCCCTTTACGCCGCCGGGGTCAGTCAGCGCAAGGCGGCCGAGATACTGAGCCTGCTCTTAGGCCACCGCTACTCCCACGAGACCCTGAGCGCCCTGACGGACGAGGTCCTGGAGGCGGCAGGAGCCTTCCGCACCCGGCCTTTGCCCGAGGAGATGGCCTTCGTCTACCTGGACGGGCTTTCCCTAAAGGTCTTCAGGGAAGGAGAAGGGATCGTACGGGAAAGCGTGTATGTGGCCCTGGGCATCGCCCCTAATGGGGAGAGGCGGGTCCTGGGGTTTTGGCTGTTGCCCACGGAGAGCGCCCTGGGATGGGAGGGGGTCCTGGGGGAGCTTTGGCAGCGGGGCCTGCGGCGGGTATTGCTCTTCATCACCGACGGGCTGCCCGGGCTTCCTGAAGCGATCCGCAGGGTCTACCCTCAGGCGGAATGGCAGCGGTGCGTGGTGCACGGGGTGCGGTGGAGCCTGTCCCAGGTGCGGGCGCGGGACCGGGGCCTGCTGGCGGAGGACCTGAGGCGGGTGTACGGGGCGGAGAGCCGGGAAGAAGCTCTTGGGGCCTTGGAGGAGGTGAAGGCCGCCTGGGGTTCGCGGTACCCGGGGGTGGTGGGGCTTTGGGTACAGGATTCGGGGGCCTTCCTGCGGTTCTACGGGTACCCCAAGGTGCTTTGGCCGTACCTGCGGAGCACCAACCTGATGGAGCGGTTTATCCGGGAAGTGCGGCGGGGGACGAAGGTGCGGGACCACAAGTTTCCTAAGGAAGAGGCGGTGTACAAGCTTCTTTACCTGGAGTCGGAGAGGCAGGAAGGGAGGTGGGCAGAACGGAAACTAAAGGGGTTCTCGGAGGTGAAGGAGGTGCTGGAGAAGATGCTTCAGGAGCGGTATGCCCCCCGTACACAGACTCTTACACATAACTCTTGACACGACCTCGCAGTGCAGCCCATTCCACCGTTCCAAGGTTTCAAGCTGGGCTCGGTTCGGATACAGCTTGTAGCGCACCTGGCGGGCCTGCACGCCTCTAGTGTATCGTCAAACTCAAGACCGCCAACAACGCTGCTTTCCACCTCTCGTCTGACGGCGGGTGGTGCGCCCTTGGAGGTGCTCAAGCCATACATCCAGGGCCAGCGCAGGCCACGGGGGTAGCCGCCTTTGGCGGCGCGGGGTTATCCTTCTCCCACGGACCAAACTACGGTCTGGTCGGAGACTGCCGCCCCGCACCCCGGTGGTTCAGGGTGTCCGATCCCAGGGCCACGCCCCGCCGGTCCCCCTCCTCCACCAGCCGGTACCCCTCCACCCCCCCGAGCTGGTAGGCCATCTCCCCCAAAGGGTGTGGACCAGGAGGCCTTCGGGCTTGGGGCGGGGCCTGGCGGGGTCCAGGGCGGTGCCCACCAGCACCGCCCGGCGGGCCGTGGGCACCCGGGCCAGGCCGGCCTCCTTCAGCACCTCCTCGAGGCCCGGCACCTCGTGGGGGTCTACCCGGCCCCCGAAGAGGTGGTAAAGGGCCAGCATGGAGTGGGTCTTGCCCCCACCGAAGGCGGTCTGGAGCTCCACCACCGGGTCGCCCCCCTCCCCGCTGAGCCGCCTCAGGGCGTTCAGCAAAAGCTGCCTGAGCCCCCCGGTGAAGTGGGTGCGGCGGAAGAACTCCAGGGGGTCCCCGTACTCGGGGCTGGCCTCCCCCTGGAGCACCTCGGCCAGGTCGGCGGCGAACTCCGCCTCGGTGAAGCGGCCCGAGGCCACGTCCGCATGCGGGGTGACCACCTCCCGCCAGGGCTTGAGCCCCGAGGGGGTGGGGGCTTGGGGAAGCTTCGCGGCCTTTTCCGCTTCCCGCCGGGCCTCCTCCTCAAACCGCCTGCGGAGGAGCTCGCGGGCCATGCGGTTCGTTTCGGCCCTTTCCTCGGCGGCCACCATCTCCAGGAGGCGGGTGATGGTGTCCAGGGCCCGGTGGGCGTCCTCCAGGGAAAAGGGGTTCTGGTGGGCGAAGCGGTTGCGCACCTCCAGGAGCTCCTTGACCAGGGTGCGGCCCCAACGGCCCAGCTTCTCGTCAAAGACCTCGTTCCAGCGGAAGTCCATGAGCTTGAGGAGGGCCTGGCCGTCGGGGTCTTGGAGGCTTGCCCGGTCCTTCAGGACCTCGAGGGCCTCCTCGGCCCATGCCTCACCGTAAACCCTTTGGTACTCCCGTTCCACAAAAGGGGCCAGGCCTGCCCTCAGGAGGTCCAGGCCGCGGCCCACGATTTCCCGGTTGCTGAGCGCCATATCCCAAGCATAAAGGCCAAACCGCCTGGGCCTGGCCAACACAGCCTATGTCCGGGCCCTCATTGAGTTTTTGGGGGAAGCTTCTTCCTTGAGCACGCGGAGCTCTCTTTTGAGCACGGCAAGAGGAAGGCGCTCCGAAAGCAGGCTAACGATAAACTGGTTCAGGCTTACTCCTTCTGCCCGGGCTTCCTCATCCAGGCGGCGGTGGAGGCTTTTGGGCATTCGCACCAAAATCCTGCCGCTGTATTCCTTGGCTGAGGAAGGAAGAGGGATTTCGTCCCCGTGTTCGTAGGCGGTTTCTATCCAAAGCTGGCGTGCCTCTTCCAGATTGGCTAGGGCTTCTTCTTCCGTTTCACCCACAGAAACGCAGCCCTCCAGGTCTGGCAAAAGGGCAGTAAACCCCCCCTCGGGTTCGGGGACCAACAGCACGGGGTACCTCAGGTTGAGGTAGTATTCAAGGGGCTTGTTTTCCTTCCAAGTTTGGCGTCTCATTCTTCCTCTATCAGCTCTTCCAGGGTCTTACCCGTGACACATTCCAGGGCGGCTATCACCTGCTTGAGGTAGGTTCGGGTCACGGTTTGGCCTTTTCGTTTGGGGACTGTTAGCATACGCCCTCCCGGATGGCGGAACTGCTGGTGGCTTCCCTTGGAGCGAACGCACTCAAAGCCGAAGGCTACCAGCACCTTTTCCACGTCTTCATACCGCATCTCCGGGGGTAGGGCGAAGAGCTTTTCCAGCAGCTTTCGCTTTTTACCCACCCCTA encodes:
- a CDS encoding RNA-guided endonuclease InsQ/TnpB family protein; translation: MRTKRAIARIHRKVANQRDDFQHKLTAGWVAKYGLIATEALKVKNMTARGGSRKAGLNRAMLDVGIGDILRKLAYKAAEAGTRLVEVPTSKVKPSQTCPLCLRQEKKLLSQRVHQCPCGCEMPRDQAAALVMLRWALDPWEPGGGEGLTGPVELRNPDHAAIAVGRG
- a CDS encoding ATP-binding protein, with protein sequence MELFDRFAPALILMDEWVAYLRNLHGEDLPAGTFDQNLTFAQALTEAAKRSRRTLLVASLPASDAEVGGERGREALFRLQNVFGRLESVWQPATQDESYEIVRRRLFLPLSEEGYRARDAVVQAFMRLYREHKGEFPPETLEPDYERRLKLAYPIHPELFDRLYGDWSTLEGFQRTRGVLRFMAAVVYALWSRGDTSLMILPGGLPLDPGGPRYELTRHLSRFLEGFDGVLDADVDGVNARALVLDNERLALGRQQMARRTARAVFMATAPGAAAPVGRPRGVEGVRVRLGVVQPGESPALVADALRALADHLTYFHAEGDRYWFETRPSLNRLAQERATRLDPEEARREIAGRLKGWARGRTPFAALHAAPESTADVPDEPALRLVLLPPTAPYAKGGSEGERRAREILETRRQAPRLYRNTLLFLAAEASLVPDLEEATRRYLAWKGIWEDREALNLGQADLRQVEARLKEAGDTLEARLKEAYRILLSFTQPDSQNPHLEPTAIRLLGSGDPAERAAAKAKHEALVYTEWHPRFLLETLERYRFFTSREPQGVLPLRWLWEALCTYPYLPKLQGEEVLLESVKRGVEEGLFGYATHLQEGKPKGVFLGERVTPSLQGFLLRREVAEATQGEEAKVAVDGPTPPGGGALPPTPEKTPVAAPKPRPKRFYLRKELAPHSLVQEAELLAKEIVLHLAKEPGVRLKLHLEVQAEAEGGFSEDLARVLRENSATLKADHSLEEA
- a CDS encoding type II toxin-antitoxin system HicB family antitoxin, translated to MRRQTWKENKPLEYYLNLRYPVLLVPEPEGGFTALLPDLEGCVSVGETEEEALANLEEARQLWIETAYEHGDEIPLPSSAKEYSGRILVRMPKSLHRRLDEEARAEGVSLNQFIVSLLSERLPLAVLKRELRVLKEEASPKNSMRART
- a CDS encoding IS256-like element ISTth4 family transposase: MFNRGAHLSTRRCPVDQDTLRILLREAVRETVAEVLQTVLELDRTAFLQVHGGRRNGYYPRKLETTFGQVDLKVPRDRESRYYPAFLKPYVRRLVDVGEVAVALYAAGVSQRKAAEILSLLLGHRYSHETLSALTDEVLEAAGAFRTRPLPEEMAFVYLDGLSLKVFREGEGIVRESVYVALGIAPNGERRVLGFWLLPTESALGWEGVLGELWQRGLRRVLLFITDGLPGLPEAIRRVYPQAEWQRCVVHGVRWSLSQVRARDRGLLAEDLRRVYGAESREEALGALEEVKAAWGSRYPGVVGLWVQDSGAFLRFYGYPKVLWPYLRSTNLMERFIREVRRGTKVRDHKFPKEEAVYKLLYLESERQEGRWAERKLKGFSEVKEVLEKMLQERYAPRTQTLTHNS
- a CDS encoding Swt1 family HEPN domain-containing protein, whose product is MALSNREIVGRGLDLLRAGLAPFVEREYQRVYGEAWAEEALEVLKDRASLQDPDGQALLKLMDFRWNEVFDEKLGRWGRTLVKELLEVRNRFAHQNPFSLEDAHRALDTITRLLEMVAAEERAETNRMARELLRRRFEEEARREAEKAAKLPQAPTPSGLKPWREVVTPHADVASGRFTEAEFAADLAEVLQGEASPEYGDPLEFFRRTHFTGGLRQLLLNALRRLSGEGGDPVVELQTAFGGGKTHSMLALYHLFGGRVDPHEVPGLEEVLKEAGLARVPTARRAVLVGTALDPARPRPKPEGLLVHTLWGRWPTSSGGWRGTGWWRRGTGGAWPWDRTP
- a CDS encoding type II toxin-antitoxin system HicA family toxin; this translates as MGKKRKLLEKLFALPPEMRYEDVEKVLVAFGFECVRSKGSHQQFRHPGGRMLTVPKRKGQTVTRTYLKQVIAALECVTGKTLEELIEEE